The Pocillopora verrucosa isolate sample1 chromosome 9, ASM3666991v2, whole genome shotgun sequence genome includes the window CTCTGACAATCGTGGAAAATAGAATCGAAGTAGAATTCCACTTCGCTTATGTTTGAGTAGTATACCTGACTAAAATGGACCATAATGCACGCGTTTACCAAAATAGTCCTTCACAACAGCTGGAAAATTTCGGATTAAAGAACCCTCTCGGTACTAGGCCCTGTTATTTGATCGCGGATACCGCAGATACCAtggattatttaaaaaaattcttaagttTCCCATAAGTtcatgaagtcaactttttCCATTACATCGATTGGTGAATTTCATGTTCGCTTTTATGCAAAATAACCCACCTCGTCTTTAGCTGGAGTTTCTGGTTCTTTCGCCTTCTTCTTCCCCATAATTCTGGAAGCTTACTATGTAGTCTTAAGGCTAAATTATAGACTTTTTGACGAgggaaaagaaattcaaaattctACTACAAACACACTGAAATGTACCGCCATTTTGCAACTAACTCTTGTTGCTATAGTAATCGGACACCTTAGTGCTCAGATTCCAGCTCGGTGATCATCGAAAAGAGGCTCGATCCAAGCCTTGcgcaatcaaaataaaaactgattcACCAAAATGGTGTACGTTTCTGGAAGTAAGTGAACTTTGGAAATCAAAAATGGTTGTTATATTTTATGTATTGTAACTCTTTCGTCCTCCGATTTCTAGGTAACGTCTTAGAGAGAAGATCGATATGGAGATTATCCATATTCTCCGACGTCTTCTGGGGAATTATCAACTTCGTCATTTTATTGTAAGCAGATGATATGATTTTCCTTTGTGGACATTACACGTAAAACCATAACGTTTCTGCGATCTGCGGTTCtaacgttttttttctttcctccctTTTGTCTTCAATGTGCAAACAGCTTCCACACTATGTTTTCGGTGAGTATTTTTTTCGCTTAAAAGCATCATCCACCGCCATTTTATGATCTGGTCTACGTAGGCATCACAAATGTCGTGTTAAGAATAAGTTGAATTTATTAAATCATGCTATAATTGGGATTTTTCTACAATTTACTTGAATTTAATGCCTAAAAAATCGAAGACAATTAAATCTACGAGCACTTGCGATTGATGTTTTAGCTACGCTTGATGTTTTAGTCCACTGTGGTGTGGAGCTGTCAGTGATACATAGCGAAACAGGAAGTGATAATGGAAATCAATTGTGCATTACAATTCACTAGCTTCTCAAAGATGTAGCTGCTCCTTTCAATAGTAGTGGATTTTTAATCTCGTAACATACATTTTGAAACCACTGgtatccttgcaatctgattgactATCTGCAGtgtgatttattcacaaatcaTGCtatttttttgctctaaatctcATTTTTCTCAGCTAATGAGAGCAGCATTACAACAAAACAACCAGTCAGATTCCAAGGCTTgattaaagtaaccaatcaattTGTAGgggaaaaaagacaaagaagcAAATTTTACTACTTTTGTTCCAAAAACTTTTCTTTGGTCATTTGATATTTCTGTCTAAGTTCCACTTAGTTTTACAAACTGGCTTAGTGCTACTGTgtacttgtttgattttgaaatcatgcaTATAATTTTAGACCAAATTGTACTATATTACCTTCATAACATGTTGATGAGACcaatgacaaaaatattgaaacacACTTGTAATACAAAGTGCTTATAGTTGAAATTGAATGTGTTATGTTTTCAGCCTGGACTTACAAAACATGGTAACTCATATTCTAATTCAGAGTACAGACCTGGTGGAGGgtgagtttgtttgtttttaacaatgtttctttaaatgTCCTTATTTGCTTGTGTGACCAGAGGTGTGTGATGGCTAAGTAAGTCTCATGCAAGTTTAGCCGGAAAATACCCAATTTCACCCTGAACTTTGCTTTCAAGATAGGGACTGGTGACTTTTAATAGGAAATTATTCTCTAAAGAGGGAAATCAATAGAATACCTAGCTCTTAACAGCAACAAGATAGTGGCAAAGATTCATGAAAATTTTGGTGCCAGCGAGACTTGGCAATAAACTTTCCTTAGACAATATCATGATGGGTGAGAGCTATTGAAACTGCCAAGGCTTAACTGACATAAAAATACTGTGGAGAATAAAACTGCCTCTTCTGCACATTCATGGGAGAAGGATGGACCAGTGATTGGTGCACTGGACTCTGAGTCGAGAATTCTGTGTTCAAGACCTGGCCAAGTCAAAGTGTTGTGTCCTCTGACAAAAAAGTTTACCTTTAGAGTGCCTCTCTCCAACCgtagtataaatgggtactggcaAATTGTCAGATAAACCTGATGAAATGtaggaggaagggggggggggcataaccttgtgatggactagcatccaGGGGGGAGCAGTGGTACCCCCAGTTGCTTCATGCTATCGATACCAAGATAAGTTCTGGCTGGCTGGGTCATTTTGCTTGAGTAGAGACTTTGCCTTAACCTTTTTCACAATCAAAATTAAATctctgattaaaaaaacatgataGAAAAATTCCATTATAAGGGTGCAGGTGATGGGGCAAGCAGGCCTGGGAAAAATGCAAGATACAAGATTGTGGTTGTTGTGATCAgattttaaattctcattttaGACCTCCAAGACCGCCTGGTAGAAGATTTGGAAGAGTTGGTAGAGGAGGTGGAGGTAATGAAATAAGTtaatgatccatcaaatatatTTGCTTGTGCGCAACTAGTCAAAATTCAGTGTGTGACAGAATATCCCCCAGCTTAAATGGGGTGAACCCAGGTTTGACTGAGGCAAGTCACACGCCAAGTCCAATATTACCAAGTCCAATATCACCAAagcgatattccccaatttttaAACCTTATGTCCACTACATTAAGtcttcatttcaaatttaatttaagatgAGAGAGGGTTTGTGGTTGTTACAGAGGAAGGGAaatctttttttgttcattaagtcATACCAGAGAACACTCCAAAGAAAACATCCCACACTGCAAACATTTTTACACAAATATTTGAAGGGTAATGATCACAATAGTCTCTATTTTGCGCAAAAATATGTATGGGGTATTTGTCCTTAGACATTATCTTTTCCTggaagctcacagttttccaaGAGCTTCACTCTCAGAAAACTGTTTGTATCTTCGAGGAGATAATGTGCACAAACAAATATCCGCACATATTTTTGTGCCAAATAGATACTATTGTACATCTATGTATGTATGTTAGAGTTATTCTAGCTATTTAAACATTTATTCAGAGTAGTCTGGTGATCAACCAGTTCCCAGCACGATGCTCTTGTTAGAACTGGGAAATGTTCTTATCCCTTTGTTCAATTATTTGCTTAAGCCTTTTACTCTCACAAGTGACAGAGAcagaattttccttacaatatcatgacaatgtcaagcagacaagtgatgagaataaagattattaggggattattagttgatccaataccaaattctctgaattaacatcacaagaattgtatggcagatagtaaggagaattgccaATGTGATCTTAAGAATAAGagggttaaatttttaatgaattgctCTCTTTTAAGAGTCACTCTCTTTTAACAGGTGCTCCTTACAATCCAGGTCCTCCCATGGGTGGATGAGGAAGGTACTGTGCATGAATTACAAATTCCTTCCATTTCTCgatcagttttttaaaattaattaattaactaagTGTTGTTGAATGGTTAATGAACCCTTTAACATCCCAggggtgaccaagacagaatttctccttacaataccaatgcaatgtcaagaagacaagtgataagaataaagagaaatatcagttgggcaattgttagttgatccaataccaaattctccaaactaacattatgagaattgtatggcagacagtaaggagaattacttacgAGATCTGATGGTGAAAGGGTTCATATGATACTGTCcttaaaaatctgaaaaataCAGGTCCAGCTTCAGTAGGAAGAAAGGATGATACATCCAATTGCAAAGCAGAAAGATAGCAAGAGGCATGGTTTTTAAGGATTGCTGATGTTTTCAATTGTGTCAATTCTTCCTTATTCCCTACTTCTTTGTATGCCTGTCATGGTAAATTAATCTAGAATTTTGAGATGaatctttcttttaaagacAAACTTTTCATCTATATCAGACTTTTccttatttcagaaaaataaattatgtattCATAGTTCTCTAGGTCTTGTACCCCAATCAGAGCACCAAAGCATGTTTAGTGAAACCTGGTGAATAATGGAATGAAACCcaaacagaaaattgaaaagctgaattttccataggatCCAAGAAGTAACCaactcaatttcattttcaatgtgctgaatttgaattaaaattttaaactctgTTCAACAAAACAGCATTAAATCTGGTTTAAGatttggtgtgaatggggtattagtgTAGCTACGGTTTTTAATGCAAATATAAAGGTAATTAACTTTcctttgttctgttttgattttgtttgacCCTCAGGTAAATGCTTGTCAATCTGGTTCCACTGGTATGACAAGCAGAATACAAAGAGACAGCAAAGAGATTCTGTGTTCACCTGCAGATTAATGACGTCATCTAGGGAAAACTTCATCAGGAACCTGGATTGtggctgataatttttttgctgaCTTTGCtataattttgtatttaaagATCGTTGTAGATATTAAAATTTACGTTTACCTGTCTTCTTGGTTCAACTTTGTCAAATGCTTTAATCCTAaggatgtaaaaaaataatgattttatttagcCTGCGTAACAAGCGGTTTTGTGGGTGCTTTGAAGCATCATGGAGATTTTCCAACACACGTCTTCACCGCTCATCGCAGGCTAGATTTTACCTAAAGAAGTTCATTATATAATAACACTGAATTATATGAGAACTTCATTATATAAGAACGCTGCATGCCATATCGGCTGCTGATATTGGGAAAGTTGCCAATAATCGTCGCTTTCAAATGGAAGCTGCACCCAAGCAGAAGAATGCGCCATTTTTTCCCGAGGATCCACAGCGAAAATAATCGGATCGATGCCAGTATCAAAGCAACTGTGCgcctactcctcccctaacccgATTTAATCCGTACCTAAACTTTATTGGCTCGGTCAAATCTGGGTTCTATTATGCGACATTAGGTGATCGGGAGGGACTTCGCACCTCTTACCAGACCTCACGCAGACAAAGAGGCAAGAGAAAACACTCAGCCAATAAGCTGGTCACACGCTCATTCAAGAGTGCTGAAGGGGAAAAGTTTCTTTAGGCTCCCTTGAGGAATTATAGCTAATTAATGCAAACAATTTGTTGTGAATTCCCACATTTAATTGCAAGGGTGTGGTCGACTAGGAATAGAACACAATAAGGCTCAGTTGAAAACCAATCATAGGACTCGAATTAGGTCACATGATCAgtagataaaaaatttttttcttaaacgcTAAGCACGCTCCCGATTTCCTCTTTGATCAGCGTTCTACGTATTCGAACAATCTTTTTCAATCGTAGCTTTTTATTAAGTAAATATGTCAAAACTGGTCCAAAATACGACTGATACCAAAAGCTGGCTGAAAGCGAAGTACCAGGTTCTTGTAGGTAAGAGTTTCCTAGGATGCTATGACGGTGAACGCACTATGCCGCAGACAGAAAAATCAAGGGAAGTTATAATTGTACAAGATTCCCTCGATGAAACATTGTCTGAAATTTCAAGTGACGTGCTTCAGGAATACGGTGACACAGTTTGGAAAGGAATTACTGGACCAGAAGACAGTAGACGCTATACCGAGTATTGGCTGTGGGTCGAACCGGTCTTTAGTTCAGTGCTGCCGATTGGAACAGATTACAATTTCAGGATCGATCGCTGTGAGCCCTTCCAATGCAGTGGTGGTACTTTCTCCTATGGCGTCAGTATCAAGGTCAGCCGTGCTTGAGAGTTCTTCACCGACCAAACAAGGAGCTCCTAGAACTAATTAACGCGAGTTAGTTAACCCAATGACAAACTTCATATGATTTTATGCAGACTGTAGAAGAGTTCAACTCCACAAATTTACTTTTGATGAATAGTTTTTATTTAGGTATAGGACGGTAAGCAATTCAAACAGAGCTAAAGCACTGTTCGTAGTAGCTTCCAAACGGGCAAGCGGCCCGCAAGTGCTTAACTGACTTCCGTTTTCTCTTTGTCTTCGTCCAGCTTCGTAGCAAATATATCTAATTGTGTTTTTCAGCCTACAATGTCCCTATGATTTGCTACTTGTTCCTCCTAACGCAAGGGCTGAAACTTCTTTCAAATGAGAGCCCAAACTTCTAAACTCGGCAAAGCAGTTTACTTTTAACATAACACGAGACGAAACATGTGCTCCACTTACCACCAACGGCGCACAACAGCTTCTTTTACACCTCCTTATTAGTTAATAAATTCATCACATTTCCATTTGCGAGGGTAAACTGGTCTCAAGCTCACTGCGGCGTTTGTTTCAATCGTTTCGATGTTTGATTTTCGTACAGTCAAGATAACCTTCTGAGATGAACATTTTTGGCTGAAAGACACATAGTCCCTGAATAGAAGAAGGCAACTTACGTCTAGAGTAAAGGCTTCTGTTGTAAAGTAATGTGCACCCATGCGGACGATGATTAGAAACGCACTATGACACGAAAGAGTTTTATAAAGTTTGTTTGCGTATCACTGCTTCATTCTCCGCTTGCATTTTGTGGGAAGCTGTCCAATAGTGAACGAATACTTTCCCATATTGGACATCATATTGTCAAGTACGCTGTTAATATAAGGAAGAATTAGTAAATAACGCTCTAAAAATAGTTTGACTTCAGACTGATTTATTGAACCCAGCAGGGTTGTAGAAGCAATAATCTTTTCCGAGAAACAACTTGTCGTTTCCGGGATATGATATCAGAGGGGGTGGCTGCATGGCCATAGAGTTACTGCCTCGTTTCCAAcctgaagtttttcttttttctttggataTGGCGGAAATGGTGCGGAAAAGGGCTGAGTACAACGCTGGGCTCTCCCATATGCAATTTTtagatttgttttataaaaaatgaGGCCATTAATGACATAATGCTGTCGAAGGAAAGTCCGTTTTAGAGACGATGACATGACTCATTTGGCATCATATTGTTGTGCCAGCCCCAAATTGATGACAAGAAATTATTCTCAAAtaatgaaacacaacaaaaccTGGCCTAAGTTCCGTCCGGTCAACCTATCTGTAACACAGCGATATCTCATCCAATCAGAAGACAAGTTTTGCTCGATCAAACCTGGGTACTGCTATGCGACATGACGTCATCGAGATAGACCTACCACTCCTTACCAGACCTCACGCGTTTGAAGAACCATAAAGAGGCAAAAGGGAACATTACGGCTGCTACTAAAGCTGCTTGTTCAAGATCACTGGAAAGGAAAGATTTCCGCCAGGCTTCCTTAAAGGAAATTTAACCTATTTATGCAAACAGATTCATTGTGTTCACTCTCACTCCAATGCGAGGGTGCAGTCGATCGACTACGAAGTAAACGTAACATTGCTCAACTGAGAACCAATCAAAGGACTTGCTTTGGTCACATGATCAGTTATTTGTGATGTTATTAGACGCTAACCGCTCccaatttctcttcttgttcaGCGTCTTACGTGTAAGAATGATCTGTTTGATTTGTAGCTTTTGATCACGGTAAGTTAGTAAATATGTCAAAACTGATCCAAAATGCGATTGATCCCACCATAGCTTGACTTAGGAGACCTACCAGGTTCTTGTAGGTAGGAGTTTCCTAGGATGCTATGAAGGTGCACACACTATGTCGCAGACAGAAAACCCAAGGGACGTTACAACTGAACAAGATTCCCTCGATGCAACACTAGCTGGAATTTTAAGTGACGCGCTTAAGTCATACGGCAGTACCGGACCAGGAGGCAGTGTCCTCTATATCCAATATTGGCTGTGGGTGAAACCGGCCTTTCGTTCAGTGCTGACGATTGGAACCGATTAAATTTTCAGAATCGATCACTATGTGCCTTTTTAATGCAGTGGTGGTACTTTCCCTTACGGTGTCAGCATCAAAGTCAGTCTTGCTTAATAGTTCTTCGTGTTTACGCAGAGTCTTTAAAACTTTCTTACGTAAGCAGAAATTTACACAAGCGACTTAGTTAACCCAATAACAAACTTTATACATGGTACGTCTAATACGTCTAGACATATATTGTATACGTCTAATATGAAGCAGGTCTTCAAGCTCGTTGATAGTACGTTCAGCGTAAAGTCGTCTCCAACTCTACCGACACACGACTCTCTTGAACACCTAGTTGAGAGTTTTGACGACTTCTTCGAATCTAAAATCATTGATATCAGACGTTCTCTCTCTCAACAACCTTCCTCTCGGCCTAAATGTGTGACTCATGTATCGTGCTCTACCTCTTTCAGTCAGTTTGAACACGTCTCTCTTAATAGTCTCAAGAGTATCATTCAGTCATCAAAAAGTAAAAGTTGTGCTCTCGATCCAATACATATTTGGTTGTTAAAGGACTGTATTGATGTTCTGTTGCCCACTCTAACTGATATCATGAACGCGTCTTTGGATCAGCgcattttcctctctttctttaAGAAGTCACTAATTTGCCCTCTCAGtgataaaaaaaggacaatCTTGATGCTGATGTCTTTGCCAAATATTCATCCATCTCTAATCTATCGTTTCTCTCTGGGGCATTAGAAAGAACAGTGGCTTTCCAGATTGAGGGATAATTCACCACCAATGGCTTATTTACTAAAATGCAATCAGCATACAGAAAGCATCACAGTACTGAAACTGCCCTTCTACGAGTTGGTAATGATATACctctggccccggttgttcgaagatcggatagcgctatccattggataaatctctatctggtggataacgctatacgttttgctatcacttatccgctggacagcgatttatccgttggataacgttatccaccctttatacaactgggcccaggcCATTGACAACAAATGCGAAGCTGCTCTAGTGTTGTTAGACTTATCTGCGGCTTTTGACACAACAAACCACGCTATCCTTCTCGATAGGCTTCGGGAACGCTGTGTTTTTGCAAAACGGTTCTTCGTTGGATtgaatcatacattaaagaTCTTCCTCAATGCATTGCCCTCGATAAGATTCTTTCTCGACCAAGATACGTCTTGTGGTGTCCGTGAAACTGGGAATTCAGAGATTGCAAAATACCGCGACAAGTTTAACTGTGTGAATGAAGAAGACTAATCACATTACTCCTGGCTTCCTGTTAATGACAGAATAATTTTAAGTTACTTTTGATTACGTACAAATCTCTTAATAGCCTTGCCCGGGCCCAGTGTACATTGATGAAGTTTTGCTCTCTACTGAAAGAACCATCTGAAAATACATTGTAACtgtaaaataaaactaattaaaCA containing:
- the LOC131791431 gene encoding selenoprotein K-like — encoded protein: MVYVSGSNVLERRSIWRLSIFSDVFWGIINFVILFFHTMFSPGLTKHGNSYSNSEYRPGGGPPRPPGRRFGRVGRGGGGAPYNPGPPMGG